In Lacrimispora indolis DSM 755, a genomic segment contains:
- a CDS encoding ABC transporter permease: protein MHKKKKEQNVKRKMMRMLAISSVLLLIILILGFTLSDANLRLSAVGKNLPPSTQHPFGTDWLGRDMLTRTMKGLRLSLAVGAFASVMSVIVATVMGIGAATFGKKADNVISWVIDLFIGMPHLVFMILISFIMGGGIRGIVLGVSFTHWMSLARVVRAEVLQIKSAEYIHISQSYGKSPWYIACRHILPSVFPQIMIGFLLMFPHVILHEAALTFLGFGLSPQTPAIGIILSEAMSHISTGKWWLVLFPGLLLVIVIKSFDNIGEQLRILMEPASSNE from the coding sequence ATGCATAAGAAAAAAAAAGAACAGAATGTAAAAAGAAAAATGATGCGGATGCTTGCAATTTCTTCCGTGCTTTTACTGATCATCCTCATCCTTGGCTTCACACTCAGTGATGCAAACCTGCGGCTGAGCGCAGTGGGAAAAAACCTCCCCCCAAGCACACAGCATCCATTCGGCACAGACTGGCTGGGGCGTGATATGCTGACAAGAACCATGAAAGGGCTGCGTTTGTCCCTTGCGGTGGGAGCATTTGCTTCTGTCATGAGCGTAATTGTTGCAACCGTAATGGGAATCGGAGCAGCCACCTTCGGGAAAAAAGCAGATAATGTGATTTCATGGGTGATAGATTTGTTTATTGGAATGCCCCACCTTGTATTTATGATCTTGATTTCTTTTATTATGGGCGGCGGTATCCGCGGCATTGTACTTGGGGTATCCTTTACACACTGGATGTCTCTGGCCCGTGTGGTGCGGGCGGAGGTACTGCAAATTAAGAGTGCGGAGTATATCCATATTTCCCAAAGCTATGGAAAATCGCCCTGGTATATTGCCTGCAGGCACATTTTGCCGTCTGTATTTCCACAGATCATGATTGGCTTTCTGCTGATGTTTCCTCATGTTATCCTGCATGAAGCTGCGCTGACCTTTTTAGGGTTTGGACTGTCTCCCCAGACTCCTGCCATCGGCATCATCCTTTCGGAAGCAATGAGCCATATTTCCACCGGAAAATGGTGGCTGGTGCTCTTCCCAGGGTTGCTGCTGGTAATTGTTATTAAGAGTTTTGACAATATCGGTGAGCAGCTCCGTATCCTGATGGAGCCTGCAAGCTCCAATGAGTAA
- a CDS encoding ATP-binding cassette domain-containing protein, which yields MDNMKKTPLLQVEKLAIGFSQYLKGTKKRVIQPIADLHVDISEGEIVAVVGASGSGKSLLAHAILGILPGNAICEGHITYRGGELTQERKCKLRGKEISFIPQSVNYLDPLMPVGKQVQIGLGKGDAKRKQLELFKQYDLQERDSRLFPYELSGGMLRRVLFATSVRQGIRLVIADEPTPGIHPQALSEILKQLKAFADNGAGVMLITHDIMSALEIADRVAVIQDGRTVEISEASAFEGNGQRLQTDYTRRLWRALPQNDFDLEFQKEGGNASCL from the coding sequence ATGGACAATATGAAAAAAACACCTCTTTTACAGGTGGAAAAGCTGGCAATTGGCTTTTCACAATATTTGAAAGGAACAAAGAAACGCGTCATTCAGCCGATTGCGGATTTGCATGTGGATATCAGCGAAGGCGAAATCGTGGCGGTTGTGGGCGCAAGCGGTTCCGGTAAAAGTCTGCTGGCTCACGCCATACTTGGTATACTTCCCGGCAACGCCATATGCGAAGGGCATATTACATACCGGGGCGGGGAACTGACGCAAGAGCGCAAGTGCAAACTTCGGGGGAAGGAAATTTCCTTTATTCCTCAGTCAGTCAATTACCTTGACCCTCTTATGCCTGTTGGTAAGCAGGTACAAATTGGACTGGGGAAAGGGGATGCAAAGAGAAAGCAGCTTGAGCTGTTTAAGCAGTACGATTTGCAGGAAAGAGACAGCAGGTTGTTTCCTTATGAGCTTTCTGGCGGTATGCTGCGCCGCGTACTGTTTGCAACCAGTGTACGGCAGGGGATACGTCTGGTGATTGCCGATGAGCCCACTCCCGGCATCCATCCCCAGGCACTTTCGGAGATTTTGAAACAACTCAAAGCGTTTGCAGATAACGGGGCAGGTGTCATGCTGATTACCCACGATATCATGTCGGCGCTGGAGATCGCGGATCGTGTGGCGGTCATCCAGGACGGACGCACTGTGGAGATTTCCGAAGCCTCTGCTTTTGAAGGAAATGGCCAACGCCTGCAGACCGATTATACCCGCAGACTGTGGAGAGCTTTGCCGCAAAACGACTTTGATCTGGAATTTCAAAAGGAAGGAGGAAACGCATCATGCCTTTAA
- a CDS encoding ABC transporter ATP-binding protein translates to MPLTGEHLGFYYQKDRWIFKDTNVSVSPGEVLGLSGYSGCGKTTLARILAGYVSPCEGRVTLDNNVFKRHRFRPVQLIYQHPEKAIDPKWRMREVLTESYSPSQDILDAFEIRDEWMNRWPIELSGGELQRFCIARALHPETKYLIADEMTTMLDAITQARIWHSLLHICKDRQLGLIVVSHEKSLINRICDRVLEVGKN, encoded by the coding sequence ATGCCTTTAACCGGTGAACACCTGGGGTTTTATTATCAGAAGGACCGCTGGATTTTTAAGGATACCAATGTTTCGGTTTCGCCTGGGGAAGTGCTTGGCTTATCCGGATACAGCGGGTGCGGAAAAACCACTCTGGCCAGAATCTTAGCCGGATATGTTTCTCCCTGCGAAGGCCGTGTAACACTGGATAATAACGTTTTTAAACGGCACAGATTCCGTCCGGTACAGCTTATTTACCAGCACCCGGAAAAGGCCATTGACCCTAAATGGCGCATGCGTGAGGTACTGACCGAGTCCTATTCGCCTTCACAGGATATTCTGGATGCCTTTGAAATCAGGGACGAATGGATGAACCGCTGGCCCATTGAGCTCTCAGGCGGAGAATTGCAGAGGTTTTGCATTGCCCGTGCCCTGCATCCCGAGACGAAGTATCTTATAGCGGATGAGATGACCACCATGCTGGATGCGATCACACAGGCCAGGATATGGCACAGTCTGCTTCACATATGCAAAGACCGGCAGCTGGGCTTGATTGTGGTCAGCCATGAAAAAAGCCTGATCAACCGTATTTGTGACCGGGTGCTTGAAGTCGGGAAAAACTGA
- a CDS encoding HAMP domain-containing sensor histidine kinase has translation MNNTKGECRLSHKLLVSAIAAFLVSATLFLISQNISRKIIHVYCEQPKVISQHIQEKAESLQQYVKNSNLSLSEISMLDRWMEKEDLTEVAVYRNNILLYSSHAVFPGFFLESRTQDINFSWQNGHTLSFADGESVAFINDLFEHRYTDYAACLNLLLFFLCFITIMILFIRKKVSYINTLEQEIKVLEGGDLNYTITVKGNDELTSLAQEIDEMRKAFIAREQYADKVRTASNQLMTGISHDLRTPLTALIGYLEVMEGEAVPAGQSPFLQKCKNRAFQIKSLTNNLFEYFFISTSIHEQLQFRNCTVNEILDEVINEHVFLMEQSGFKVKSSINLPAVRLKIDRGMIQRVFDNLFSNICRYADPGCPIQLNIVTEPQKLTLMIRNHVLNSPEIMQSTGLGLKVCEKIMLLHSGNFIHKQQGDTYTVQLHFPLI, from the coding sequence TTGAATAATACGAAAGGCGAATGCAGGCTTTCACATAAATTGCTGGTGTCCGCCATTGCAGCGTTTCTTGTTTCGGCTACACTATTTCTTATTTCACAAAATATTTCCCGTAAAATAATCCATGTGTATTGTGAGCAGCCGAAAGTGATATCCCAACATATTCAGGAAAAAGCAGAAAGCCTTCAACAATATGTGAAAAACAGCAATCTATCCCTGTCAGAAATCTCCATGCTGGATAGATGGATGGAAAAAGAAGATTTGACCGAGGTTGCTGTTTACCGTAATAACATACTGCTGTACAGCTCTCACGCAGTGTTTCCAGGGTTTTTTCTTGAAAGCCGTACACAGGATATCAATTTTTCCTGGCAAAACGGTCATACACTGAGCTTTGCAGATGGGGAATCCGTTGCTTTTATCAATGATTTATTTGAACATCGCTATACAGACTATGCAGCCTGCTTAAACCTGCTTTTATTTTTTCTATGCTTCATCACCATTATGATCCTGTTCATTCGCAAAAAGGTATCCTACATCAATACTCTGGAACAGGAGATCAAGGTTTTGGAAGGCGGTGATCTCAATTACACAATCACCGTAAAAGGCAATGATGAACTCACTTCTCTGGCACAGGAGATAGATGAGATGCGTAAAGCGTTTATCGCCCGGGAACAGTATGCTGACAAAGTAAGAACTGCCAGTAACCAATTGATGACAGGTATTTCCCATGATTTGCGGACCCCGCTTACAGCTTTGATCGGATATCTGGAGGTAATGGAGGGTGAGGCGGTTCCCGCCGGACAAAGTCCCTTCCTACAGAAATGCAAAAATCGTGCTTTTCAGATAAAGAGCCTGACAAACAACCTGTTTGAATATTTTTTTATATCCACGAGCATTCATGAACAGCTTCAGTTCAGAAACTGTACAGTGAATGAAATCCTGGATGAAGTCATTAACGAACACGTTTTTTTAATGGAACAAAGTGGCTTTAAGGTTAAAAGCAGTATAAATCTGCCGGCTGTCAGACTTAAAATCGATCGGGGAATGATCCAGCGTGTATTTGATAACCTGTTTTCCAATATATGCCGGTATGCCGATCCCGGCTGCCCAATCCAGCTGAATATTGTTACCGAACCCCAAAAGCTTACGCTTATGATCCGGAATCATGTTCTGAACTCCCCTGAAATAATGCAGAGTACAGGTCTTGGGCTAAAAGTCTGTGAGAAAATAATGCTGCTGCACAGTGGGAATTTTATCCACAAACAGCAGGGAGATACATATACCGTCCAACTGCATTTTCCGCTCATCTGA
- a CDS encoding response regulator transcription factor, with the protein MSLTRGATILIVDDDPEIREIVRILLHREGFIVREAFDGETALIMLKSHADLIILDIMMPGRSGLELCSMIRETTTIPILFLSAKTQDTDKAEGFSRGGDDFLVKPFSSVELISRVKALLRRCLIYQKPETVVKNEIRAGDLHMDQDTGTVSLAGQEIVLTSIEYQVLRLLLQNRKKTLSAREIYEHVWQEPFLPLSNNTVMVHIKNLRKKLEKDIGHPQYIRTAWGRGYYIE; encoded by the coding sequence ATGAGTCTGACCAGAGGCGCAACAATTCTTATTGTGGATGATGATCCGGAAATCCGGGAAATCGTTCGCATTCTGCTGCACCGGGAAGGCTTTATCGTGCGGGAAGCCTTCGATGGGGAGACCGCGTTGATCATGCTTAAATCTCATGCAGATTTAATAATATTAGATATTATGATGCCAGGCCGTTCCGGCTTAGAGCTTTGTTCAATGATAAGAGAAACAACGACAATTCCCATTTTGTTCCTGTCTGCCAAAACACAGGATACCGACAAAGCAGAGGGTTTTTCCCGTGGCGGAGATGATTTTCTGGTAAAACCCTTTTCTTCTGTTGAGCTGATATCAAGGGTGAAGGCGCTTCTTCGCAGATGCCTTATTTACCAAAAACCGGAAACAGTTGTTAAAAATGAAATCAGAGCAGGTGATCTGCATATGGATCAGGACACAGGAACTGTCTCACTTGCGGGACAGGAGATTGTGCTGACAAGCATTGAGTATCAGGTGCTGCGACTCCTTTTACAGAACCGAAAAAAAACACTTTCTGCCCGTGAAATTTATGAACATGTATGGCAGGAGCCCTTTCTTCCCCTTTCAAACAATACGGTGATGGTACATATAAAAAACCTAAGAAAAAAACTGGAGAAGGATATAGGCCATCCGCAATATATCCGAACTGCCTGGGGAAGGGGATATTACATTGAATAA
- a CDS encoding N-acetylmuramoyl-L-alanine amidase family protein — MAIRIFIDQGHNPSGYFNSGAEANGLTESEINYQVGLYLQSLLNNDPRFEARVSRPEPDTVLGTNNTTSLAERVRMANEWPANYFISIHANYNPNPAYNGTEVYIYQYGTQAQWLAEQIMDGVTQVTGTRNNGIRENPSLYVLRNADMPANLVELAYLSNLSDVEKLRNDLYGFAYGIYLGLMRYFGFA, encoded by the coding sequence ATGGCTATTAGAATATTTATTGATCAGGGTCATAATCCCAGTGGATACTTTAACAGCGGCGCGGAAGCAAACGGTTTGACAGAATCGGAAATAAATTATCAGGTGGGGCTGTATTTACAGAGCCTGCTGAATAATGATCCAAGGTTTGAGGCACGTGTGTCCAGGCCGGAACCAGATACTGTATTGGGAACAAACAATACCACCAGCCTGGCAGAGAGAGTCCGCATGGCCAATGAATGGCCGGCAAACTACTTTATAAGCATTCACGCCAATTATAATCCTAATCCCGCCTATAATGGGACAGAGGTGTACATTTACCAATATGGCACACAGGCTCAATGGCTGGCGGAACAGATCATGGATGGAGTAACCCAGGTGACCGGAACGAGAAATAATGGAATCAGGGAAAATCCCTCCTTATATGTTTTAAGAAATGCAGATATGCCCGCAAATCTTGTTGAATTGGCATATTTGAGCAATCTTTCGGATGTGGAAAAGTTACGTAATGACCTATACGGATTTGCTTACGGCATTTACTTAGGATTGATGCGGTACTTTGGCTTCGCTTAA
- a CDS encoding Fur family transcriptional regulator, translated as MDENFESWPSGIKRTKPRESMLTVLRNAEKPLSSIEIFTEIQKDIKTVALSTIYRSLELFVKKGTVTKFAIMNNEVAVYEFNRSQHNHYAVCLGCREIFPLKYCPLEKVLPEMVDDGFNIKGHNLEVYGYCKECINK; from the coding sequence ATGGATGAGAATTTTGAAAGCTGGCCTTCTGGCATAAAAAGAACTAAACCGCGTGAAAGCATGCTTACTGTGCTTAGAAATGCAGAAAAGCCTTTAAGTTCCATTGAAATCTTTACAGAAATTCAAAAGGATATTAAAACGGTTGCGCTTTCAACAATTTACCGTTCTCTTGAGCTTTTTGTAAAGAAGGGAACAGTTACTAAATTCGCGATCATGAATAATGAAGTAGCGGTTTACGAGTTCAACCGGTCTCAGCATAATCATTATGCGGTCTGTTTAGGGTGCCGGGAAATTTTCCCCCTGAAATACTGTCCCTTGGAAAAAGTATTGCCTGAGATGGTAGATGATGGCTTTAATATAAAGGGACATAATTTAGAAGTTTACGGATATTGCAAAGAATGTATTAATAAATGA
- a CDS encoding MBL fold metallo-hydrolase yields the protein MKRLYRGLFLLVLALCVSNANTPLTANAEETHSVDPLFSDSEIEIGAWGSVSTPVTDPSSLFGAGRLTMLANHDTAAQQLSVIIEDGEGGLVVIDGGWTDNAEYLFNQIKQKGGHVKAWLLTHPDPDHVGAIAEVIYRHRDELTIDGIYYSLAEDEWYQQKDPGIVGMVSYLRGALSLMPEAVLHKNLQAGEIIHAGPAQIQVLNKSYLLEQNPINNSSVTYLVSLNGTNVVTLGDMGEEAGELLRRDCNLGALDCDIVTMAHHGQEGVGYEVYKDLKPEICLWPTPQWLWDNDNGGGPNSGPWKTMATRRWMAELGVKKHYCVKDGDQIIE from the coding sequence ATGAAAAGATTATATAGGGGATTGTTTTTACTGGTGCTCGCACTGTGTGTGTCTAACGCAAATACACCGTTAACCGCAAATGCAGAAGAAACACATTCGGTTGATCCATTGTTTTCCGATTCAGAGATTGAGATAGGTGCATGGGGAAGTGTATCGACTCCTGTAACAGACCCTAGTTCTCTTTTTGGAGCAGGGCGCCTGACTATGCTGGCCAATCATGATACAGCGGCACAGCAGTTGTCAGTTATCATAGAGGATGGAGAAGGCGGACTGGTGGTCATTGATGGAGGTTGGACCGATAATGCGGAATACCTGTTTAATCAAATCAAACAAAAGGGGGGGCATGTAAAGGCATGGCTACTGACCCATCCCGATCCGGATCATGTAGGAGCCATTGCGGAAGTTATTTATAGGCATCGAGATGAATTAACGATTGATGGGATATATTATTCCCTTGCAGAAGATGAATGGTACCAGCAGAAGGACCCTGGAATTGTGGGAATGGTATCCTATTTAAGAGGAGCGCTGTCTTTAATGCCGGAAGCTGTGCTTCATAAAAATTTACAGGCTGGGGAAATAATTCATGCAGGGCCTGCACAGATACAGGTTTTAAATAAATCTTACTTGCTTGAACAAAATCCGATTAACAACAGCTCAGTTACATACCTGGTCTCCTTAAATGGAACAAATGTTGTAACTTTGGGGGATATGGGAGAAGAAGCCGGAGAGCTTTTACGCAGGGATTGTAACTTAGGTGCTTTGGACTGCGATATAGTTACTATGGCACATCATGGACAAGAGGGTGTGGGGTATGAGGTATACAAAGACCTGAAACCGGAAATTTGTCTGTGGCCAACTCCGCAGTGGCTGTGGGATAATGATAATGGGGGAGGCCCAAACAGCGGCCCATGGAAAACCATGGCAACCCGAAGATGGATGGCAGAACTGGGAGTAAAAAAGCATTATTGTGTTAAGGATGGAGATCAAATCATAGAATGA
- a CDS encoding TIGR03943 family putative permease subunit, translating to MKKTVKVLNPQVLIEILCQMVFGGMIVYLAASGAYLRYVTPRMRPYLYFTACILGLWALAGTGRLFRPRYKIRMNHCFLLIIPVLIMLLPHTPLDVSSYNTIGEGSKLQISKAERKEPERIPDQMEGTSDLQQETVSLEKPPAKDENENAMPGLNKEEKKIIVSDDLFGMWYSELYMHMEEYEGYTIVITGYVLKDPETYGENEFAVARLAMTCCVADLAPAGFLCDYREVTGLKEDSWITVEGTLTLNYEDYNGHKYADPYIAVTKITPAEKVEGYVYPY from the coding sequence ATGAAGAAAACAGTCAAAGTGTTAAATCCTCAGGTGTTAATTGAAATCCTATGTCAAATGGTTTTTGGAGGAATGATCGTTTATCTCGCTGCAAGCGGAGCTTATCTTCGGTATGTTACTCCGAGAATGAGGCCTTATCTGTATTTTACCGCCTGTATTTTGGGATTATGGGCATTGGCCGGAACCGGGAGATTGTTCAGGCCAAGATATAAAATACGCATGAACCACTGTTTCCTGTTAATTATCCCTGTCCTAATTATGTTGCTTCCACATACACCCCTTGATGTTTCTTCTTACAATACCATTGGTGAAGGCTCAAAGCTGCAGATAAGTAAAGCAGAACGAAAAGAGCCTGAGCGTATTCCGGATCAGATGGAGGGGACATCTGACCTGCAGCAGGAGACGGTTTCATTAGAAAAGCCACCTGCCAAAGACGAAAATGAGAACGCAATGCCAGGGCTGAATAAGGAAGAAAAGAAAATTATTGTATCGGATGATTTGTTTGGAATGTGGTATTCAGAGCTGTACATGCATATGGAAGAATACGAAGGATATACCATTGTAATAACCGGATATGTGCTGAAGGATCCAGAAACCTATGGAGAAAATGAGTTTGCAGTCGCTCGTCTGGCAATGACTTGTTGTGTCGCTGATCTGGCTCCTGCAGGTTTTCTCTGTGATTACAGGGAAGTAACAGGTTTAAAAGAAGATTCGTGGATAACCGTAGAGGGAACATTGACTTTAAACTACGAAGATTATAATGGACATAAGTATGCAGATCCTTATATTGCGGTGACAAAAATAACACCCGCAGAAAAAGTGGAGGGATATGTCTATCCGTATTAA
- a CDS encoding permease: MAIPVYVITGSLDAGKTTFLNNMFDKRKVKALVIQFEDGEEALFCGYTGHRKLKIPRRLLDQQQEQIPNQIYEVVQNGGWEEIWVEWNGTAPFSWLLSLFWDPVFSSVCQLKKVIHIVDAEKLEFLLSGMGIYLIDQISESDIAIVRNYHKKSQYQRTRRLLEEVNPGLQILEMTSYSKLCKLVLREPDGPVSTFFMEFMLIICLFLLAGIISGLEGLPISRMVNLFFGMTLQAVPFLLIGILLSSVIQILIPDGMLERWFPKSLVLGMAAALAGGFLLPVCDCASIPVFRSLIKKGIPLPVAVTFMMAAPVMNPVVLLSTFYAFGGNMTVVAGRAGIGALAAVLIGLLAAVFQRETPLLSGGGRSRFICACGCYEDSQKAESLAGKLVLCLRHGQAEFFQVGKYLLIGILAAAVFQALGDGPLTLTQYRGGLAASILLMMAAAFILSLCSSSDAVIARSLASQLPAGAVMGFLVFGPMMDIKNMLMLYSGFKKGFIVKLMLVTVAVCFFLVFLLYGIWGIRL; the protein is encoded by the coding sequence ATGGCAATACCTGTTTATGTTATCACAGGGAGCCTGGATGCAGGAAAAACCACCTTTTTAAACAATATGTTTGATAAAAGGAAAGTAAAAGCTTTGGTAATACAGTTTGAGGATGGCGAAGAAGCTCTCTTTTGCGGCTATACTGGACATAGGAAACTGAAGATTCCCAGAAGGTTATTGGACCAGCAGCAGGAACAGATTCCTAATCAGATTTACGAGGTTGTACAAAACGGAGGCTGGGAAGAGATTTGGGTTGAATGGAATGGAACAGCCCCTTTTTCCTGGCTTTTATCACTGTTTTGGGACCCGGTGTTCAGCTCAGTCTGCCAGTTAAAAAAGGTAATCCATATTGTGGACGCTGAGAAACTGGAATTCCTCCTCAGTGGAATGGGAATTTATTTAATTGATCAGATTTCAGAAAGTGACATAGCGATTGTCCGCAATTACCATAAAAAAAGTCAATATCAACGTACCCGCCGTCTGTTGGAAGAGGTGAATCCCGGATTACAAATTTTAGAGATGACCTCTTACAGCAAACTTTGTAAGCTGGTTTTAAGAGAGCCGGATGGACCGGTCAGCACCTTTTTCATGGAATTTATGCTTATCATCTGTTTGTTTCTTCTGGCAGGAATCATTTCCGGACTGGAGGGATTACCAATCAGTAGAATGGTCAATCTGTTTTTTGGGATGACCCTGCAGGCAGTTCCCTTTTTGCTTATTGGAATTTTGCTTTCATCTGTCATTCAGATACTGATTCCGGATGGAATGCTGGAACGATGGTTTCCAAAGTCTCTTGTTTTGGGAATGGCAGCAGCATTAGCCGGAGGATTTTTATTGCCGGTATGTGACTGTGCTTCAATTCCAGTTTTTAGAAGTCTGATTAAAAAAGGAATTCCTCTGCCGGTGGCAGTCACCTTTATGATGGCGGCCCCTGTCATGAATCCAGTTGTGTTGCTGTCAACCTTCTATGCGTTTGGCGGTAACATGACGGTGGTCGCTGGTCGGGCAGGAATAGGTGCTTTAGCGGCAGTTTTGATTGGATTGCTTGCTGCTGTTTTCCAAAGAGAGACCCCGCTCCTTTCGGGGGGTGGACGAAGCCGGTTCATCTGTGCGTGCGGCTGTTATGAGGACAGTCAAAAAGCTGAATCACTGGCAGGAAAGCTGGTACTTTGTCTGCGTCATGGGCAGGCTGAGTTTTTTCAGGTAGGCAAATACCTTCTGATTGGAATACTGGCAGCCGCCGTTTTTCAGGCGTTAGGAGATGGGCCGCTGACTCTTACACAGTACAGAGGCGGACTGGCAGCTTCGATTCTGTTGATGATGGCAGCGGCTTTTATCCTGTCACTGTGTTCTTCATCTGATGCGGTCATTGCCCGCAGCCTTGCCAGCCAGCTGCCGGCCGGGGCTGTTATGGGGTTTCTCGTATTTGGGCCAATGATGGACATTAAGAATATGCTGATGCTCTACTCCGGATTTAAGAAGGGATTTATAGTGAAACTGATGCTGGTAACTGTCGCGGTATGCTTCTTCCTGGTCTTTTTGCTGTATGGGATATGGGGAATTAGGTTATGA
- a CDS encoding response regulator transcription factor, with protein MRTSTILIVDDDKDICEVTAALLQSQGYSTLQANNGKDAVSMVGKDIDLIILDIMMPGDSGFTVCEKMRRVTTAPILYLSAKSLPKDKETAFNSGGDDYLTKPFIPGELLIRVKAMLRRYHIYSGSKQHSRLNSDFIQINELAIHPTSGEVFLNDSPIFLRHKEYQLLSYLAQNRRVVFSVQVLYEELWAEPYLPSANNTVMVHIRNLRQKVEKDPQHPKYILTVWGEGYQIV; from the coding sequence ATGCGAACATCAACTATATTGATCGTAGATGATGATAAAGATATATGTGAAGTAACGGCCGCCTTGCTGCAAAGCCAGGGCTATTCCACATTACAGGCCAACAACGGGAAGGATGCAGTGTCCATGGTTGGAAAAGATATTGATCTGATTATTTTAGATATCATGATGCCTGGAGATTCCGGTTTTACTGTGTGTGAGAAAATGCGCAGGGTGACGACCGCACCTATTCTGTACTTAAGTGCTAAAAGCTTACCAAAGGATAAAGAAACTGCATTTAATTCAGGGGGAGATGATTACTTAACAAAGCCCTTTATTCCGGGTGAACTTCTGATAAGGGTAAAGGCCATGCTCAGAAGGTATCACATTTACTCAGGCAGCAAACAACATTCCCGCCTAAACTCAGATTTTATTCAGATTAACGAGCTGGCCATACACCCAACCTCCGGAGAAGTTTTTTTGAATGATTCACCTATATTTTTGAGACACAAAGAATATCAGCTTTTATCTTATCTTGCACAAAATAGAAGGGTCGTTTTTTCGGTGCAGGTCCTTTATGAAGAGCTTTGGGCTGAGCCATATCTTCCCTCTGCAAACAATACAGTGATGGTGCATATTCGGAATCTAAGACAAAAAGTAGAGAAAGATCCCCAGCATCCCAAATACATTCTCACTGTTTGGGGGGAGGGGTATCAGATTGTTTAG